A portion of the Candidatus Hydrogenedentota bacterium genome contains these proteins:
- a CDS encoding tyrosine--tRNA ligase: PLERFLDFDGPHAAKLLNNGDWLGEVKLLDFLRDVGKFFSVNMMLNRETVRVRLDEEGRGISYTEFSYILLQSYDFLYLNKHYGCRLQLGGSDQWGNIVSGMDLSRRLANAETYGLTFPLVTKSDGSKFGKSEGGNIWLDANRTSPYRFYQFWLNQSDSDVGRYLRFFSFLEEEEVHALENAVIEKPQERAAQKKLAEEVTKLVHGDTALENAKHASNAMFGGDISRLDAATLKDVFSEVPSAQLSAKVLNTEPLLLDALVEAQVFKSKGEGRRLIRSGGLYINNSRIDGEDQKLTSSCLLSGDMMVVRTGKKNYFLLDFS; this comes from the coding sequence AGCCACTGGAACGCTTCCTTGATTTTGACGGGCCTCATGCGGCGAAACTGCTCAATAACGGCGACTGGCTCGGGGAAGTGAAGCTTTTGGATTTCTTGCGTGATGTAGGCAAGTTTTTTTCTGTAAATATGATGCTGAACCGCGAAACGGTACGTGTGCGTCTGGACGAAGAGGGGCGCGGAATTTCCTACACTGAATTCTCTTATATTTTGCTGCAATCCTATGATTTCCTCTATCTGAACAAACATTATGGCTGTCGTCTTCAATTAGGCGGTTCCGATCAATGGGGAAATATTGTGTCCGGAATGGATCTCAGCAGACGTTTGGCCAATGCAGAAACGTATGGGTTGACCTTTCCTTTGGTAACCAAGTCGGACGGCTCAAAATTTGGGAAATCGGAGGGGGGCAATATCTGGCTGGACGCAAACCGTACTTCTCCCTATCGCTTTTATCAATTCTGGCTGAATCAGTCTGATTCAGACGTGGGGCGCTATCTTCGATTCTTTTCCTTTCTCGAAGAGGAAGAAGTGCACGCTCTTGAGAATGCAGTCATAGAGAAACCACAGGAACGAGCTGCACAGAAAAAGCTGGCGGAAGAAGTGACAAAGCTGGTTCACGGCGATACTGCACTGGAAAACGCGAAACACGCATCCAACGCTATGTTTGGCGGAGATATCAGCCGGTTGGATGCTGCCACGCTTAAAGACGTATTCAGTGAAGTGCCTAGCGCTCAGTTATCAGCTAAGGTGTTGAATACAGAACCTTTACTTTTAGATGCGCTGGTTGAAGCGCAAGTATTTAAGAGTAAAGGGGAAGGGCGGCGTCTGATCCGTTCCGGCGGTCTTTATATCAATAATTCTCGCATAGATGGGGAAGATCAAAAATTGACGTCAAGCTGTCTGTTGTCCGGTGATATGATGGTCGTGAGAACGGGAAAAAAGAACTATTTTCTGCTTGATTTTAGCTGA
- a CDS encoding 2-oxoacid:ferredoxin oxidoreductase subunit gamma gives MNHEWLVAGFGGQGILFLGDLLARAALRQGLQTSYMPTYGVAMRGGTANCVVRLSDTTIGSPLFDEPDAAILLNQQSFSHFLPTMQENGLIIANSSMITPETFADSTALRVLYVPATQLARDAAGTEQATNMVALGAFLAAEPTLEIATLIQILDEERNPKKQELVQTNKTALQAGIAFIQGLN, from the coding sequence ATGAATCATGAATGGTTGGTCGCCGGTTTTGGAGGGCAGGGAATCTTGTTTTTAGGAGATCTCCTTGCTCGGGCAGCATTACGCCAAGGACTTCAGACCAGTTACATGCCCACTTATGGCGTCGCTATGCGCGGCGGCACCGCCAACTGTGTGGTACGCCTCTCCGATACTACGATTGGTTCTCCACTTTTTGATGAACCTGACGCGGCGATTTTGCTCAACCAACAATCCTTCTCCCACTTCTTGCCGACAATGCAAGAAAACGGGCTCATTATTGCTAATAGTTCTATGATTACTCCGGAAACTTTCGCAGACAGCACTGCGCTTCGTGTATTATATGTACCGGCGACGCAATTGGCACGGGACGCTGCAGGCACGGAACAAGCAACAAATATGGTTGCATTGGGAGCCTTCTTAGCCGCAGAACCCACTTTGGAAATTGCAACGCTAATCCAAATTCTGGATGAAGAACGCAACCCCAAGAAACAAGAGTTGGTCCAAACCAACAAAACCGCGCTGCAGGCTGGGATAGCATTTATTCAGGGCTTAAACTAA
- the vorB gene encoding 3-methyl-2-oxobutanoate dehydrogenase subunit VorB has translation MSAILERRQSSSNSLSLVQGNIALAEGAVQAGLNCYFGFPISPQNQIPEYLSRRLVETGGVFLQAESELAGINMVLGAAAAGARVMTSSSGPGISLMQEGISFLAGSQLPCLIVDVMRSGPGLGGIKPTQADYYQATRGGGHGDYRTVVLAPSTAQEMFDFPLKAFEIAERYRNPVLILSDAILGQLKEPVCMQHDHEPLIPPKDWALAGAHNRPAQNIRSMFLSGNDQELHNNVLWEKYKVIEKELPEGEELFVEDAELLLVAFGSAARIALSALRAARDESLRVGLFRPITLYPFPSEQLCQLTTSIKRVLVVEMNMGQMLDDVRLSVPDDIEVRFYGRPGGGVPTPSQILEKIKEC, from the coding sequence ATGAGCGCTATCTTAGAACGCCGTCAATCCTCTTCCAATAGTCTGAGCTTAGTGCAAGGAAATATTGCCCTTGCTGAAGGTGCTGTCCAAGCGGGATTAAACTGTTATTTTGGCTTCCCCATTTCACCGCAAAACCAGATACCGGAATATTTATCGCGCCGCTTGGTTGAGACGGGCGGTGTCTTTTTACAAGCGGAAAGCGAGCTGGCAGGGATTAACATGGTTTTGGGCGCAGCAGCGGCAGGCGCTCGGGTTATGACCAGTTCTTCCGGTCCGGGCATCTCACTCATGCAGGAGGGTATTTCCTTTCTGGCAGGTTCTCAGCTGCCCTGCCTTATTGTTGATGTCATGCGCAGCGGTCCCGGCTTGGGCGGTATCAAGCCCACCCAAGCGGATTACTATCAAGCGACGCGGGGCGGCGGACACGGCGACTATCGAACCGTCGTCCTTGCCCCATCCACAGCCCAGGAAATGTTTGACTTCCCTTTGAAAGCCTTTGAGATTGCGGAGCGCTACCGCAACCCGGTGCTGATCCTTAGCGACGCGATCCTAGGTCAATTAAAAGAACCTGTTTGTATGCAACACGACCATGAGCCCCTTATTCCGCCCAAGGACTGGGCACTTGCAGGCGCGCACAATCGGCCTGCACAAAATATACGCAGCATGTTCTTATCGGGCAATGATCAAGAATTGCACAACAATGTGTTGTGGGAAAAATACAAAGTAATTGAGAAAGAACTCCCTGAAGGGGAGGAACTTTTTGTAGAAGATGCAGAGCTGCTCCTTGTTGCCTTTGGTTCTGCCGCACGGATTGCTTTATCCGCTCTTCGCGCCGCCCGTGATGAATCGCTGCGCGTGGGTTTGTTCCGTCCCATAACTTTGTATCCCTTTCCATCAGAACAATTGTGCCAATTGACCACGTCCATCAAACGCGTGCTGGTTGTAGAAATGAATATGGGACAAATGTTGGATGATGTGCGACTCTCTGTTCCTGATGATATTGAAGTGCGTTTCTATGGGCGTCCCGGCGGCGGTGTGCCTACCCCCAGCCAGATTCTCGAAAAAATAAAGGAGTGCTGA
- a CDS encoding 4Fe-4S binding protein, with translation MTAKVIQPSKPSGFIEIDPEKCKGCYLCIPACPPKLIHSGTALNKAGYYPAIPGDMTKCTACGLCWQVCPDAAITVYQHIHEEAS, from the coding sequence ATGACGGCAAAAGTAATACAGCCCTCGAAACCTTCCGGATTTATAGAGATTGATCCTGAAAAATGCAAAGGGTGTTATCTTTGCATTCCCGCCTGCCCGCCCAAGCTTATTCATAGCGGTACAGCGTTGAATAAAGCAGGATATTATCCGGCGATACCGGGCGATATGACAAAGTGCACCGCTTGCGGTCTGTGTTGGCAGGTTTGTCCCGATGCAGCGATAACGGTCTACCAACATATCCACGAGGAGGCATCATGA
- a CDS encoding 4Fe-4S binding protein — protein MTAKVDPETCTGCGDCVDECPTEAIVMQDDKAVVNEDECIDCGACVDVCPTESITMD, from the coding sequence ATGACGGCAAAAGTAGATCCGGAAACTTGTACTGGTTGTGGTGATTGCGTCGACGAATGCCCCACAGAAGCAATCGTAATGCAAGATGATAAAGCCGTTGTGAACGAAGACGAATGCATCGACTGCGGTGCTTGCGTTGACGTGTGCCCGACGGAGTCAATTACGATGGACTGA
- a CDS encoding HAD family hydrolase has product MAGRPIGVVTFDLWDCVFCDESDEPKRAAAGLAPKPVARRQLLFDALARHGAIDRESVNLAFDVADQAFRKVWHEQFVTWTTKERVQVILEGLKRSLAPAELDAVVDGIERMELDTSPDLAPGVGEALAELHGRYKLAVISDAIFSPGRYLRAILEKYNLLSYFDYFVFSDEIGYSKPHPALFESVASHFGVAVEDIVHIGDRPHNDIGGPHKVGARGVLLTVVKDRPLDGHIPDAVCNDYADLAQVLKSLES; this is encoded by the coding sequence ATGGCCGGTCGACCCATTGGCGTAGTAACTTTTGATTTGTGGGATTGTGTGTTCTGTGATGAAAGCGATGAGCCGAAGCGGGCGGCAGCAGGATTAGCCCCCAAGCCTGTGGCCCGACGTCAGCTGCTCTTTGACGCGCTGGCGCGGCACGGCGCTATAGATCGAGAATCTGTGAATCTTGCCTTTGATGTAGCAGATCAAGCCTTTCGTAAAGTGTGGCACGAACAATTCGTCACGTGGACCACGAAAGAACGTGTTCAAGTTATTCTTGAAGGATTAAAGCGCAGCTTAGCGCCTGCAGAATTGGATGCTGTAGTAGATGGTATTGAGCGCATGGAATTGGATACGAGTCCTGATCTCGCGCCCGGCGTGGGAGAGGCTTTGGCTGAACTGCATGGCCGTTATAAACTAGCCGTTATTTCAGACGCTATCTTTTCGCCCGGACGCTATCTCCGCGCTATTTTGGAAAAATACAATTTACTTTCTTATTTTGACTATTTCGTTTTTTCTGATGAAATCGGATACAGCAAACCTCATCCTGCCTTATTCGAATCTGTGGCGTCACATTTTGGGGTCGCGGTGGAAGATATTGTCCATATCGGTGACCGCCCCCATAATGACATTGGCGGCCCTCACAAGGTTGGTGCGCGAGGCGTATTGTTGACCGTTGTAAAAGATAGACCCCTTGATGGGCACATACCGGATGCGGTATGCAACGATTACGCTGATTTGGCGCAAGTACTGAAATCCTTGGAATCCTAA
- a CDS encoding acetylxylan esterase — MPQFEMPLEQLECYLGTNPKPDDFDAYWDRGLDEIRHLDFNVELLPADFQTPFAECFHLYFNGTGGARVHAKYLRPKKAASPHPAVLLFHGYTGSSGDWQDKLGYAAMGFSVVALDVRGQGGLSEDPGGVKGNTHTGQIIRGVDDDPDKLFFRHVFLDTAALAAIVMDFPEVDSQRVCAMGNSQGGALTLACAALEPRIRRLAPLCPFLCDYQRVWEMDLAVDAYLELKTFFRLYDPRHEREKEIFTRLGYIDCQHLAGRIEGETLMAIGLMDEICPPSTQFAAYNKINAKRERVLYPDFGHEMYPGFLDRVYQFFGELL; from the coding sequence ATGCCGCAATTTGAAATGCCGTTGGAACAATTGGAATGCTATCTCGGCACCAATCCGAAGCCCGATGACTTTGACGCCTACTGGGATCGCGGCCTCGACGAAATTCGGCATTTGGATTTCAATGTGGAATTGCTTCCCGCAGATTTTCAAACCCCTTTCGCCGAGTGTTTCCATTTGTACTTTAACGGTACCGGCGGCGCCCGTGTTCATGCGAAGTATTTGCGGCCTAAAAAAGCTGCTTCGCCGCATCCGGCCGTGCTTCTTTTTCATGGGTACACGGGCAGTTCCGGAGACTGGCAAGACAAACTCGGCTATGCAGCCATGGGTTTTTCCGTGGTTGCCTTGGACGTGCGCGGGCAAGGCGGATTGTCAGAAGATCCCGGCGGCGTGAAAGGAAACACCCATACGGGGCAGATCATTCGCGGCGTGGATGATGATCCCGACAAGTTGTTTTTTCGGCATGTCTTTTTGGACACAGCCGCCCTTGCCGCAATTGTCATGGACTTCCCGGAAGTGGATTCGCAACGGGTGTGCGCCATGGGAAATTCTCAAGGCGGGGCGTTGACGCTTGCTTGTGCCGCGTTGGAACCAAGGATCCGACGGCTTGCGCCCTTGTGTCCTTTTCTTTGTGATTATCAGCGCGTGTGGGAAATGGATCTCGCTGTGGATGCTTATTTGGAGTTGAAGACTTTTTTCAGACTCTATGATCCGCGTCACGAACGAGAAAAAGAAATTTTTACACGGCTGGGTTATATTGATTGCCAACATCTTGCAGGTCGAATCGAAGGCGAGACCTTGATGGCAATTGGACTGATGGATGAAATTTGCCCGCCTTCCACGCAATTCGCTGCCTACAATAAAATTAATGCAAAACGAGAACGAGTCTTATACCCTGATTTCGGTCATGAAATGTATCCGGGATTTTTAGACCGCGTGTATCAGTTCTTTGGTGAATTGCTTTGA